In one Chitinophaga sancti genomic region, the following are encoded:
- a CDS encoding type II toxin-antitoxin system HipA family toxin, giving the protein MAKTDIWVYAHWKGMAQPKLIGSLSADLGKTGQQFSFKYHKDWLESAEQLLLDPEIGWYTGTQYPIEKENFGVFVDSMPDTWGRRLMQRKAAQSVREKNEHRPRLTDLDYLLQVSDFTRMGALRFKLHPDGPFLNNDNEKPIPPWAHIRELQQSAEKFETDEEVSNEWLELLIAPGSSLGGARPKANIIDEKGQLWIAKFPAKNDTIDKAAWEYLTYRLAVKSGIKMSDCKVEQIYGPYKTFLTKRFDREGADRIHFTSAMTMLGYTEQLLRDKTSSYLEIAEFIQYQGAAPMEDLHQLWRRIVFNMSVSNTDDHLRNHGFILTDAGWRLSPAYDLNPSIDKNGLALNVDLDDNTLNYKLAFQVGDYFQLGQTEMTRILTEVTSVVSNWEQDAKGIGIPRSQIQQMVPAFSTELM; this is encoded by the coding sequence TTGGGTATATGCACATTGGAAAGGCATGGCTCAACCTAAGCTCATTGGTTCGCTTTCCGCAGATTTAGGTAAAACGGGGCAACAATTCAGTTTTAAATACCATAAGGACTGGCTTGAGTCTGCAGAGCAGTTGTTGCTGGATCCGGAAATAGGATGGTATACGGGCACACAATATCCAATAGAAAAGGAGAATTTTGGTGTGTTTGTAGATTCTATGCCAGACACCTGGGGTAGAAGATTAATGCAGAGAAAAGCAGCACAATCAGTAAGAGAAAAAAATGAGCACCGACCACGTTTAACCGATTTGGACTATCTCCTCCAGGTTAGTGACTTTACAAGAATGGGAGCATTGCGCTTCAAACTTCATCCTGATGGACCTTTTTTGAATAACGATAATGAAAAGCCCATTCCCCCATGGGCACATATTCGTGAGCTGCAGCAAAGTGCAGAAAAATTTGAGACAGATGAAGAAGTTAGTAATGAATGGCTTGAATTATTAATTGCGCCTGGCTCTTCATTAGGTGGGGCAAGGCCCAAAGCCAATATCATTGATGAAAAAGGGCAACTCTGGATCGCTAAATTCCCGGCAAAGAATGATACAATTGATAAAGCAGCCTGGGAATATCTTACATACCGTCTAGCTGTGAAATCTGGTATAAAAATGTCAGATTGCAAAGTAGAGCAAATTTATGGACCATATAAGACATTCTTAACAAAACGATTTGATCGGGAAGGTGCTGATCGCATTCATTTTACTTCGGCAATGACAATGTTGGGATATACAGAACAGTTACTTCGTGACAAAACTTCCAGTTACCTTGAAATTGCAGAGTTTATTCAATATCAGGGAGCAGCTCCGATGGAGGACCTTCATCAGCTTTGGCGGCGAATTGTTTTCAATATGAGTGTATCTAATACGGATGATCATCTCCGTAATCATGGTTTCATTCTGACTGACGCAGGCTGGCGACTTTCTCCGGCATATGACTTAAATCCATCAATCGACAAAAATGGTCTTGCATTGAATGTCGATTTGGATGATAACACATTGAACTATAAACTTGCTTTTCAAGTCGGAGATTATTTCCAATTAGGGCAAACTGAAATGACCAGAATTTTAACAGAGGTAACCAGCGTTGTTAGTAATTGGGAACAGGATGCAAAGGGAATTGGAATACCCCGATCGCAAATACAACAGATGGTGCCGGCATTTAGTACCGAATTAATGTAA
- a CDS encoding IS3 family transposase translates to MLEPNHPYLSIRRQCELLKLHRSGLYYVPVSETSENLEIMRILDAQYFLTPFYGERRLMALLRLKGYNINRKRIRRLMKLVNWNTLFQEPNTSKPDKSHKIYPYLLKGIDINKANQVWCCDITYIPMKKGFMYLCAIIDVHTRYVVNWGISNTMNAEWCRDIADVAILKHGKPEIFNTDQGSQFTSEVFTGLLKEHEIKISMDGKGRALDNIWIERLWRSVKYEHIYLNVHEDGLSLYQGLKGYFNFYNRTRVHQSLDYSTPIEAYMAKAA, encoded by the coding sequence ATGCTTGAACCAAATCATCCATACCTTAGTATTCGCCGTCAATGTGAGCTTTTAAAGCTGCACAGGAGTGGTTTGTATTATGTTCCTGTATCGGAGACAAGCGAGAATCTGGAAATAATGCGCATTCTTGACGCGCAATACTTTCTGACACCTTTCTATGGGGAACGTCGATTGATGGCTTTATTGCGTCTAAAAGGGTATAATATTAACAGAAAGAGAATAAGACGTCTGATGAAATTGGTAAACTGGAACACACTATTCCAGGAACCCAACACCAGTAAGCCGGATAAATCTCACAAAATATATCCTTACCTGCTCAAAGGCATCGATATCAATAAAGCTAACCAGGTTTGGTGTTGCGACATTACATATATTCCGATGAAAAAGGGCTTCATGTATTTATGCGCCATTATTGATGTACATACCCGCTACGTAGTCAACTGGGGCATAAGTAATACCATGAATGCAGAGTGGTGCAGAGATATTGCAGATGTTGCAATTTTGAAACACGGTAAGCCGGAAATATTTAATACAGATCAGGGCAGTCAGTTCACCAGCGAAGTGTTTACCGGTCTGTTAAAAGAACATGAAATCAAAATAAGCATGGACGGGAAAGGTCGGGCACTGGATAATATATGGATCGAACGACTGTGGAGGAGTGTTAAATATGAGCACATTTACCTGAACGTACACGAAGATGGTCTTTCGCTCTATCAGGGGCTGAAAGGATATTTTAATTTTTATAATCGTACGCGTGTGCATCAATCATTGGATTATTCAACCCCAATAGAAGCCTATATGGCCAAAGCCGCATAA
- a CDS encoding transposase has translation MTKQSRRKFTGDFKAKVVMEALKERSTVEELAKKYDLHPTQINTWKREAAAKLASAFDSESGNKQQEQQADQLEKLYAQIGQLKVENDFLKKKL, from the coding sequence ATGACAAAGCAAAGCAGAAGAAAATTCACTGGAGACTTCAAGGCGAAAGTAGTCATGGAAGCCTTAAAAGAGCGTAGTACAGTTGAAGAACTAGCTAAGAAGTATGATTTGCATCCCACACAAATCAATACATGGAAACGAGAGGCGGCAGCCAAACTTGCCAGTGCGTTTGATTCAGAATCTGGAAACAAACAACAGGAACAACAAGCTGATCAACTGGAGAAATTGTATGCACAGATAGGTCAGCTTAAAGTTGAGAATGACTTCCTGAAAAAAAAATTGTAA
- a CDS encoding Fic family protein, which yields MFFTILITGPNFGYHYTIHTFDDGNGHIAGAIAEMLLARADQNKRHFYSMATQIPKEHNEYYDAFEKTQTGDLDITIWLEWFLNFLYRSMDRTNQTIDKIIERNHFLGSHHNTTFNVRKR from the coding sequence ATGTTTTTTACAATCTTAATTACCGGTCCAAATTTCGGGTACCATTATACTATTCATACTTTTGATGATGGAAATGGTCATATTGCGGGAGCTATCGCAGAGATGTTGTTAGCTCGTGCGGATCAGAATAAACGGCATTTTTATTCAATGGCTACCCAAATCCCAAAAGAGCATAACGAGTATTATGATGCATTTGAAAAAACACAGACGGGAGACTTAGATATCACAATATGGCTGGAGTGGTTCTTAAATTTTCTATATAGATCGATGGATCGTACTAATCAAACTATAGATAAAATTATAGAACGTAATCATTTCCTAGGAAGTCATCATAATACAACCTTCAATGTTCGAAAACGATAA
- a CDS encoding IS4 family transposase yields the protein MDKDRKFPGHPVLSQILELIPTGLIQSANRKHQANRYYKRLPLRIHLVSLLYGVFSYCNGLREICEGMLACEGKLAHLGLDKAPARSTLSDANTNRKYLVFETIYYGLLKKYNSFISDSRLKGLSIRNLKIIDSTTISLFSEILQGVGRNRLDGSRKKGGIKVHTLMDAFSGVTEFVRITPAKEHDRKFLYHLKLKEGSWIVFDKAYNTYHHFAKWTAQKVWFVSRMKDNAVFHVTKVLVDKTKKKQAIGVIKEQYITVGIKTNGTVTERLKLRRVIYKAKDGKRYIYITNDFTLPASKIATIYKNRWMIELLFKQIKQNFPLRYFWGESDNAIKMQVYCVLIAQLLMVVIRKKAATKKSFANMITVIRLHLMSYVDLLEFIKDTYKAWRKTHNASFAFST from the coding sequence TTGGATAAAGATAGAAAATTTCCCGGACACCCGGTTTTGTCACAAATATTAGAATTAATACCTACCGGGTTAATACAATCTGCTAATCGAAAACATCAGGCAAACCGATATTATAAGCGTTTGCCACTGCGGATCCACCTGGTTAGCCTGCTATATGGTGTATTTAGCTATTGCAATGGACTTCGGGAAATTTGTGAGGGCATGCTGGCCTGTGAAGGGAAACTAGCCCATCTCGGTCTTGACAAGGCTCCTGCTAGAAGTACCCTTTCGGATGCCAATACCAACCGAAAGTACCTGGTCTTTGAAACGATTTATTATGGATTACTGAAGAAATATAACTCATTTATATCGGACAGCCGACTGAAAGGGTTAAGTATTCGGAATTTGAAAATCATTGATAGTACAACGATTTCATTGTTCAGTGAGATACTACAAGGCGTAGGCCGTAACCGATTGGACGGTTCCCGGAAAAAGGGAGGCATCAAAGTACATACCCTAATGGATGCATTTAGCGGAGTCACAGAGTTTGTGAGGATTACCCCTGCCAAAGAGCATGACCGTAAGTTCCTGTATCACCTGAAGTTGAAGGAAGGTAGTTGGATAGTTTTTGATAAGGCATATAATACATATCACCATTTTGCCAAATGGACTGCTCAAAAGGTGTGGTTCGTTAGCCGAATGAAAGACAATGCTGTATTTCATGTAACAAAAGTGCTGGTGGATAAAACGAAGAAAAAGCAAGCCATTGGCGTTATAAAAGAGCAATATATCACAGTGGGTATTAAAACAAATGGAACTGTGACTGAACGGCTAAAGCTGCGACGGGTTATTTATAAAGCCAAAGATGGGAAAAGATATATTTATATAACCAATGATTTTACTTTACCGGCATCCAAGATAGCTACTATCTATAAAAATCGATGGATGATAGAGCTGCTCTTTAAGCAGATTAAGCAGAACTTCCCATTACGATACTTTTGGGGAGAAAGTGATAATGCTATCAAAATGCAGGTCTATTGTGTACTAATCGCTCAGTTGCTAATGGTCGTGATCCGGAAAAAGGCGGCTACTAAAAAATCATTTGCGAATATGATTACCGTAATCCGATTGCATTTAATGAGTTATGTGGACCTGCTTGAGTTTATAAAAGACACTTATAAAGCATGGAGGAAAACACATAATGCGTCATTTGCCTTTTCCACGTAA
- a CDS encoding IS5 family transposase has protein sequence MIRYTPAKQLTLEGFSTPFSQQLSTTNRWVILAAKIPWDKLADVYYKKMRADFGAPTLSARMVIGAVIIKHILNIDDREVVEQITENIYLQYFVGLSSFQQEAPFDASLMVSIRKRLGIDVMSRLNEIILQEAGLIKANEEKTADTRSEDDQDGNGGKSNNNVLNEHTESVKGKSSDGLSGTVMLDATVSEQQIEYPTDIKLLNEGRRQLERMIERGCQVAELVMPRMYRRIARKQYLNIAKKKNKSKRDIRRGIRQQLQYVKRDLKYINWLIESEANFKGVLKMKDWRLIRVIQEMYRQQAEMYKNREHKISDRIVSIYQPHVRPIPRGKDRVSTEFGSKQLVMLKDGYTHIEKLSWDNYNEGSLLTESLETYKRLFGCYPERVLGDQLFGTRENRRFMSGKGIRYVGKPLGRPSSNSKEQKRLLQKEMPERNAIEGKFGQGKNAYGLGKIKARLKDTAESWVMSIYFVMNLLKLAAGSLLSVLQIYYWLVKEGYLTTMGNRSDTQFISRYLRH, from the coding sequence ATGATACGTTACACTCCTGCAAAACAGTTAACCTTAGAAGGATTTTCAACTCCTTTTTCGCAGCAATTATCCACTACAAACCGATGGGTTATACTAGCTGCAAAGATTCCGTGGGACAAACTGGCGGACGTGTATTATAAAAAAATGCGGGCAGATTTCGGTGCTCCAACATTGAGTGCCCGGATGGTAATAGGTGCAGTGATCATCAAACATATACTTAACATAGATGATCGGGAGGTAGTAGAGCAGATCACGGAAAATATATATCTGCAATATTTTGTAGGCTTAAGCAGTTTTCAACAGGAGGCTCCCTTTGATGCATCATTGATGGTCAGTATTAGAAAAAGATTAGGCATAGATGTGATGTCCAGATTGAATGAGATTATTTTGCAGGAAGCCGGACTAATCAAAGCGAATGAAGAGAAAACAGCGGATACCCGCAGTGAGGATGATCAGGATGGGAATGGTGGAAAGAGTAATAACAATGTCTTGAATGAGCATACAGAGAGCGTAAAAGGAAAGTCATCTGATGGGCTATCAGGAACAGTCATGTTAGATGCGACAGTGTCAGAGCAACAGATCGAATATCCAACAGATATCAAATTATTAAATGAGGGTCGCCGTCAATTGGAAAGGATGATAGAGCGGGGATGTCAGGTAGCAGAACTGGTGATGCCGCGCATGTATCGGAGAATAGCGAGGAAGCAATATTTGAACATTGCCAAAAAAAAGAACAAAAGCAAACGAGATATACGCAGAGGTATCCGACAGCAATTACAATATGTTAAACGAGATTTAAAGTACATCAACTGGCTGATAGAATCAGAAGCTAATTTCAAGGGGGTGCTGAAAATGAAAGACTGGAGGTTAATACGGGTGATCCAGGAAATGTATCGTCAGCAGGCAGAGATGTATAAGAATAGAGAGCATAAAATATCGGATCGGATTGTAAGTATCTATCAACCGCATGTACGTCCAATACCGAGAGGTAAAGACCGTGTATCAACTGAGTTTGGCAGCAAACAACTGGTGATGTTGAAAGATGGCTACACCCATATAGAAAAACTGAGCTGGGATAATTACAATGAAGGTTCATTGTTGACCGAAAGCCTTGAAACATATAAACGCTTGTTTGGGTGCTATCCAGAGCGTGTATTGGGAGATCAGTTGTTCGGCACACGTGAAAACAGACGATTCATGAGTGGAAAAGGGATCCGTTATGTGGGCAAGCCATTGGGTCGGCCCTCATCAAATAGTAAGGAGCAAAAGCGATTATTGCAAAAGGAGATGCCGGAACGAAATGCGATCGAAGGGAAGTTTGGACAGGGGAAAAATGCATATGGACTGGGCAAAATCAAGGCCCGCCTCAAGGATACAGCTGAGAGTTGGGTGATGTCTATATACTTTGTTATGAATCTGCTTAAACTGGCAGCAGGTTCTTTGTTGTCAGTACTGCAGATCTATTACTGGCTGGTAAAGGAGGGCTATTTGACCACAATGGGGAATAGATCCGATACACAATTTATATCCCGGTATCTGAGACATTAA
- a CDS encoding IS630 family transposase (programmed frameshift) — protein MIRYTVKLTKSEVEELHSIINKGSHTSQTFRMAYILLNCDEGKYSEKVTNEQISKVLKVGMRTIDRVKKKFIEEGFEGVLERRPSNRIYESKVDGDIEAKLVTLCCSEPPKGFARWSLRLLADKMVELKYVEKISHVTVRKGLKKNELKPWKSKGWVIPPHCNSEFVAKMENVLDVYKRPYNADYPVICMDESPKQLVDEVRQPVAMKPGQERRVDYEYVRHGMVNIFIANEPLKGKRFVEVTAFKARKDWAMFIKEIADKKYPKAKKITLVMDNFKTHTGAAFYETFEPKEAKRLCDRFEFIYTPKHGSWLNMAEIELHVLNGQCLNRHISTIEKVKEEVTEWQTNRNNKNSQINWQFTNKEARVMLKRLYPSINN, from the exons ATGATACGCTATACCGTTAAATTAACAAAGAGTGAAGTTGAAGAATTACACAGCATAATAAATAAAGGTTCACATACTTCTCAAACCTTTCGTATGGCTTATATTCTATTAAATTGTGATGAGGGGAAGTACTCGGAAAAAGTGACCAACGAGCAAATAAGTAAAGTCTTGAAAGTTGGGATGCGCACAATAGATCGGGTTAAGAAGAAATTTATTGAAGAAGGCTTTGAAGGGGTATTAGAAAGACGGCCTTCAAATCGTATTTACGAGTCTAAAGTGGATGGAGATATAGAAGCGAAGTTAGTCACATTATGCTGTAGTGAGCCACCTAAAGGATTTGCTAGATGGTCATTACGGCTCCTGGCAGACAAGATGGTTGAATTAAAGTATGTAGAAAAGATCTCTCATGTAACAGTAAGAAAGG GTCTTAAAAAAAATGAACTTAAGCCCTGGAAATCAAAAGGGTGGGTAATCCCACCGCATTGTAATAGCGAATTTGTGGCAAAGATGGAGAACGTGTTAGATGTATATAAAAGGCCTTATAATGCTGATTATCCTGTTATTTGCATGGACGAGTCGCCAAAACAGTTAGTCGATGAAGTGAGACAACCAGTTGCTATGAAGCCTGGTCAGGAAAGAAGAGTAGATTACGAGTACGTTAGACATGGCATGGTAAATATATTTATAGCAAATGAACCATTGAAAGGGAAGCGTTTTGTGGAGGTAACAGCATTCAAAGCCAGAAAGGATTGGGCAATGTTTATTAAAGAAATCGCAGATAAGAAATATCCCAAAGCGAAAAAGATAACCCTGGTGATGGATAATTTCAAAACGCACACGGGTGCTGCATTTTATGAGACCTTTGAACCCAAAGAAGCAAAAAGGCTGTGTGACAGATTTGAATTCATCTATACCCCAAAACATGGAAGCTGGTTAAATATGGCCGAAATAGAATTGCACGTATTGAATGGACAATGCCTGAACAGGCATATATCTACAATCGAGAAGGTAAAAGAAGAGGTCACTGAATGGCAAACTAATCGAAACAATAAGAACAGCCAAATAAACTGGCAATTCACAAACAAAGAAGCAAGAGTGATGTTAAAAAGATTGTATCCGTCAATTAATAATTAA
- a CDS encoding helix-turn-helix domain-containing protein, giving the protein MSLLPALPRINLHEQLWNTVSTQRQFELLFAYLEKMINPIDASMQYATSHILATKGKTSLKNLQHQLNLTERTFECRFEQYVGISPRLFSNIAQFQAAIRMPDSGRFSKLSDIANGYADQSHFIRWFKKFTGLTPLEHCRNHSILKTGIC; this is encoded by the coding sequence ATGTCACTACTACCCGCCCTTCCCAGAATAAATCTCCATGAGCAACTCTGGAATACGGTCTCGACCCAACGTCAATTTGAACTACTATTCGCTTACCTCGAAAAAATGATCAACCCCATAGACGCCAGCATGCAATACGCTACCAGCCATATCCTGGCCACTAAAGGCAAAACATCTCTCAAAAACTTACAGCACCAGCTTAACCTCACAGAACGAACCTTTGAATGCAGATTTGAACAATACGTCGGCATCTCCCCACGCCTATTCTCCAACATCGCCCAGTTCCAGGCAGCCATCCGCATGCCGGATAGTGGCCGATTTTCAAAGCTCTCCGACATCGCCAATGGCTATGCAGACCAGTCTCACTTCATCCGCTGGTTCAAAAAATTCACAGGCCTCACCCCACTGGAACATTGTCGGAATCATTCTATTTTAAAAACCGGTATCTGCTGA
- a CDS encoding DUF1772 domain-containing protein → MYRHFSIYLLLATLSYYLGVMVVTIPGNIPLNNMLEAFTIQGAAVDELHLMRAQFEQKWNMLNHIRTLCSLASFILVMI, encoded by the coding sequence ATGTACCGTCATTTCAGCATTTACCTGTTGCTGGCTACGCTGAGTTATTATCTCGGTGTTATGGTGGTAACAATACCAGGAAATATCCCCCTGAACAACATGCTGGAAGCATTCACTATCCAGGGGGCAGCTGTAGATGAATTACATCTGATGCGTGCACAGTTTGAACAAAAATGGAACATGCTGAACCACATCAGAACATTGTGTAGCCTCGCCTCATTTATATTAGTTATGATTTAG
- a CDS encoding acyltransferase family protein: protein MFETAYHASIGSVIGLLVFIFDPFSNLFHTYGDKTLLLFITSCLMIPYPLVKERWFNLFHLNPPTWSLFWEYVANIAYAFILVRLSKKILWVLIVIAAGLLFYESKRSNFLGVGWGGDNVIGGVIRVFYSFLAGILVYRLGWKVRVKTGFIPVAILLFAVFLIPFSERYNWYLDPLVVVLFFPFLILLGAGAGTNKITHKICLFSGDISYPLYMIHYPFIWLFMSYVEKYKPGLATMTWMIIFGTAALALTAYLIVKYVDAPIRAMLKNRWAVAKS, encoded by the coding sequence ATGTTCGAAACAGCTTATCATGCATCTATCGGATCGGTAATAGGGCTGCTGGTCTTTATCTTTGATCCTTTCTCCAATCTTTTTCACACTTATGGGGATAAGACATTGCTGTTGTTTATTACATCCTGTCTCATGATCCCTTATCCATTGGTAAAGGAGCGCTGGTTCAATCTTTTTCATCTTAATCCGCCTACCTGGTCTTTGTTTTGGGAGTACGTTGCGAATATTGCCTATGCTTTTATTCTCGTAAGATTGTCCAAAAAAATCCTGTGGGTGCTGATTGTGATCGCTGCCGGCTTATTGTTTTATGAATCCAAACGATCCAATTTCCTTGGAGTAGGTTGGGGTGGTGACAACGTAATTGGCGGCGTTATCCGGGTGTTTTATTCCTTCCTGGCGGGTATACTGGTTTACCGTTTAGGCTGGAAGGTGAGGGTGAAAACCGGGTTCATTCCTGTAGCGATATTGTTGTTCGCAGTATTCCTGATTCCATTTTCAGAGCGGTACAACTGGTACCTGGACCCATTGGTGGTTGTGTTGTTTTTCCCATTCCTGATCCTGTTAGGTGCCGGTGCAGGTACGAATAAGATTACACATAAGATCTGCCTGTTTTCGGGAGATATTTCTTATCCGCTTTACATGATCCATTATCCTTTCATCTGGCTGTTTATGAGTTATGTAGAAAAGTATAAACCAGGTCTTGCAACGATGACCTGGATGATTATTTTCGGAACGGCTGCATTGGCGCTTACGGCTTACCTGATAGTGAAGTATGTGGATGCGCCCATACGGGCTATGTTGAAAAACAGGTGGGCTGTTGCTAAATCATAA
- a CDS encoding threonine aldolase family protein — translation MISFKNDYSEGALPAILQALADTNLIQQGGYGDDDYTQQAIELIHQKIGNTGAAIHLVSGGTQANLTFISSVLRPYESAIAATTGHIFHHETGAIEATGHKIETVFAKDGKLTPALIASVVDKVEAVHMPLPRLVYISNSTELGTHYMRAELIALYEYCQRKGLVLFLDGARLASGMQAGDIRYEDLTKYTDAFYIGGTKNGALIGEAIVINNPSLQDYFSYNLKMRGALLAKGRLLGIQFRALFKGDTYLSIGAYMNEMAGKLSAGIKEAGYEFLIASKTNQIFPVLPWKVIKALEKNYAFYVWQELDEEHAAIRLVTSWNTRAEAVEQFVMDLKACGQREK, via the coding sequence ATGATAAGTTTTAAAAACGACTACAGTGAAGGGGCTTTGCCCGCTATCCTGCAGGCCTTAGCTGATACCAACCTGATACAACAGGGGGGCTATGGCGATGATGATTATACACAGCAGGCTATTGAGTTGATCCATCAGAAGATCGGCAATACAGGAGCTGCTATACACCTGGTTTCCGGGGGAACACAAGCGAATCTTACTTTTATCTCGTCGGTACTGCGACCTTACGAATCGGCGATCGCAGCTACTACAGGACATATTTTTCATCATGAGACGGGGGCTATTGAAGCAACGGGGCATAAGATTGAAACTGTTTTTGCGAAAGATGGTAAACTCACACCAGCCCTGATTGCGTCTGTTGTGGATAAAGTAGAAGCGGTGCATATGCCACTCCCAAGACTGGTGTATATTTCAAATTCTACAGAGTTAGGTACTCATTATATGCGGGCGGAACTGATAGCCTTGTATGAATATTGTCAGCGTAAAGGCCTGGTGCTTTTTTTAGATGGCGCAAGGCTGGCATCGGGCATGCAGGCGGGAGATATCAGGTACGAGGATCTGACGAAGTATACAGATGCGTTTTATATCGGGGGAACGAAGAATGGGGCATTGATTGGTGAGGCGATTGTGATTAACAATCCATCTTTGCAGGATTACTTTTCTTATAATTTGAAAATGAGGGGAGCCTTGCTGGCAAAAGGGCGATTGTTGGGGATTCAGTTTAGAGCGCTTTTTAAAGGGGATACTTATTTATCTATAGGCGCTTATATGAATGAGATGGCTGGGAAGTTATCAGCGGGGATTAAAGAAGCGGGTTATGAGTTTTTGATAGCGTCGAAGACGAATCAGATCTTTCCTGTGTTGCCGTGGAAGGTGATAAAAGCATTGGAGAAGAACTATGCGTTTTATGTGTGGCAGGAGCTGGATGAGGAGCATGCAGCGATCAGGTTGGTGACGAGTTGGAATACGCGTGCGGAGGCTGTGGAGCAGTTTGTAATGGATTTGAAAGCCTGTGGGCAGAGAGAGAAATAG
- the gwsG gene encoding grasp-with-spasm system ATP-grasp peptide maturase, whose protein sequence is MIIIISQAEGEHSTVFVMDWLHYRQASYRRINGSDAIQHFSYHISNTGESELHASGEYLQDITDTPNVIWYRRWMGRNVALRDSMRLGGDDNFINVFNFIRHERSTLRQHFISQVKPIHRLGNPDKDALNKLDVLTAAGKAGLTVPRSIVTADREVLQNFCNTTGPVIVKSLKDPAMLSYQGDNFVSYTAVLNNEDIASLPSNFFPSLVQERVEKAFEIRIFYLDGQCYAMAIFSQSNTQTQVDFRKYDKKHPNRNVPYTLPPEIISSLHTLMQSLDLNCGSIDMIKSPEGKYYFLEINPVGQFGMVSFPCNYFLEEKIADWLIEKDHP, encoded by the coding sequence ATGATCATCATTATAAGCCAGGCAGAAGGTGAACACTCCACTGTTTTTGTGATGGACTGGCTGCACTACAGGCAGGCCAGTTATCGCCGCATTAATGGTAGCGATGCAATACAGCATTTTTCTTATCACATCAGTAACACCGGTGAAAGTGAATTACATGCTTCCGGCGAATACCTGCAGGACATAACCGATACGCCAAACGTAATATGGTACCGGCGCTGGATGGGCAGAAATGTTGCCCTCCGCGATAGCATGCGTTTGGGAGGTGACGATAATTTTATCAATGTTTTTAACTTCATTCGCCACGAACGCAGCACATTGCGCCAGCATTTCATTAGTCAGGTTAAACCCATACATCGGCTCGGCAATCCAGATAAGGATGCCCTGAATAAACTGGATGTACTGACTGCTGCCGGTAAAGCAGGTCTCACCGTGCCCCGCAGCATTGTCACAGCTGACAGGGAAGTATTACAAAACTTCTGCAATACAACCGGACCTGTTATTGTGAAGAGCTTGAAAGATCCAGCCATGCTCTCCTACCAGGGTGATAATTTTGTATCTTATACCGCTGTACTCAACAACGAAGACATCGCAAGCCTGCCTTCGAATTTTTTTCCATCACTCGTACAGGAGCGGGTAGAGAAGGCTTTCGAAATAAGGATATTTTATCTCGATGGTCAATGCTATGCCATGGCCATCTTCTCCCAGTCAAACACACAGACACAGGTAGACTTCAGAAAGTACGACAAAAAGCATCCCAACAGGAATGTGCCATATACTTTACCACCAGAGATTATCAGCAGCCTGCACACCCTCATGCAATCACTCGACCTCAACTGCGGTTCTATTGATATGATTAAGTCACCCGAAGGGAAATACTATTTCCTGGAAATAAACCCTGTAGGACAGTTTGGTATGGTATCCTTTCCCTGCAACTATTTCCTGGAAGAAAAAATAGCCGATTGGTTAATTGAAAAAGATCACCCATGA